Below is a genomic region from Henckelia pumila isolate YLH828 chromosome 3, ASM3356847v2, whole genome shotgun sequence.
accatctctatcaagcatagaaatagaaataatgtttttaattaaatctggcacaaataaaacatctctcaacaataatttaaaaccattctgcaaaatcaaacaaacatctccaatggccgtagcttcaactctggaaccattcccgagcctcagctgggtctcacccattctaagcctgcgacttcttgtcatcacctgcaaatcattgcaaatgtgagaaccacatccggtatccaatacccaagaagttgtattaagtgacatgtttatttcgatatagaacataccctttgcagttcccaactgctcaagatactccttgcagttgcgcttccaatgacccggcttcttgcagtaatggcaaacatccttggattttccatcgtttgaagcctttgtcttttgcttcttctcgggttccactttcttgggtggggcagaacgtttcttgcccttcatacttggccccttcttagcagaagatgaggagcccaccaagaaagctggcttatccttcttaagtgtggattcatatgtaacgagcatattgaccatctcttcaagggtggcctctatcttgttcatattaaaatttatcacgaatccatcaaatgaagaaggaagagatagaagcagcaagtccacattgagttcatgctccaacaccaaatcaagggtcgctaacttctgtatgagccaaatcactcgtaccccatgatcacggaccgaagtcccttcacgcatgcggcacgtcatcaactccttaacagtagagaacctttcagccctcgactgagccccaaaaagttccttgagttgcgtgtgaatgtcagcagcattcaccgtgtcctcaaatcgcctctggagttcatcagacatcgaggcttgcatatagcatttggtcttgatgtcatggtcacaccatgcatcaagtttggccaattcctccggacttatgtcagctggtgcttccttcggaggtgctttctctaacacgtagagcattttctccgaagttaagacaatcttcaacttccggaaccattccgtatagttggcgccagtcagcttgttttgttcgaggatcgagaataaaggatttcgcgaattcattgtatgaaatactgaaaaggaaaaacagacatatatcaatgattgtttaacaatttactaagacataaaataggcgaatttaattttatgaatctcactcccactattttaacgatttcaccaccctctagtgaaaacgggaaactttttccttagtgagaacatagagtccaattgacaaacttatggtcccgaataatatcagccaaccataattctcaaaaggtagagcccaattgcttccaaagcaacccccatgtatttacctcatgtccaataagggcccaataatatgacgccgtttaaagtgacatgtcaagatgacccatcaatattaagttgtgatggacggtcgccatgtggatcccccaataatatgagccgatcccatgggagttccacccaacttacaacatttgtcgatccaatgtatagctttccgacggacgggcccccccaataatatgagccggaccgtatccgcgggtagcatcacatacattgaccgttgatggaaggtagaaacatttaaacaatatttaaatttcctttatttatcttgatataaattttaaatcatatttaaaatgagggattttatttataaaaatatttgtctcatcatttttaatttattgcatgcattgccggattcacgcaatttatgtctaaacatgcatacaatcataatatcacatattatataggatgatcgattccatttctaattgacccgtggttgccaatcacgggtcttagtccaatcctaggtaatatgcagtatgcaaatgcaatcctattacatatgcttccaatttacatttcttcagtcttcattgtctgctgggcccaccatcttcaaatcttgatctcccactaaatctaatgtatttacaattaaataacaatgacaagtaggggatacatttttagggggtgggaacgggctataaaccaagcccacttttattacatatgacattcatatcgggccataaaccaggcccattaataaaaccaacaacaataaagacaaaatgtaaattcctaacatacacctacaaaattggtcatggcaatcgatcatccttatccaataacatttaattcaaaattaatttattggataacatgctgtggcaattcaaatttaaacaagataaaatcatattttatatataaaatcacatttcacatataaaatcatattttatctccatatcaaataaaatcatattttatctataaaatccaattttacaaataaaatcatattttatctaatatatcataagatcatatcttatcatcaattgtaccaaaataattgatttcaaaattcaatttacggataaaatattaaaattttccaaaaattcaaatttatccaaaatcaattttaaaatttacggactcgaacaattcgatccgaaatctcgtgaaccaatcaaaaacaatttttgaccggaccaaaaataaaattttaaatattaaaattaataaaaatataatttttcccgcgggccacccgggacactcccgggttggcccgcacccggggcgcgggccgggggcagcccggctgcccccttagggcagcgcctggcgccgccctgggcggcgccgtgcgctgccctgggcggcgccgagcgccgccctgcgcagcgcccagcgctgcgctgggcagcgccgagcgccgcccctgggcagcgcacagcgctgccctgggcggcgacggtcgccgccttgggcggcgctgtgcgccccctttgggcggcgccgtgcgccgcccggggcagcaacaattgctgccccaccgggcagcgatccaatcgctgcccgggttttgccccggaaaaattttttttttttttattaaaaatatttattttgtttcataaaccgagactcaaaaattttgtacaattgattattcaatcgattgatctgagcaacctggctctgataccactgttggaaaactggcgagttcccagaccaattacgattgatacccggtgcagcggaagtttaaaaatttttcatggaacgtttccatggtatgggtatcaaccgttcatcgattgaattacgtgtgtgtaaaatttaaataacaattaaataaattttacctcaaatctcgcaacgagattaatggacaccaacagaacaattctgctcttgttgtctctccctggaaccgatgaacgccttcaatcaggtccacgaacagaggtttaatccctctgatagattgcactagaaaatctatcagaagttttctgcgaagagattacacgaatctgattcgttattcctgaccgcgattcaaaatcacagaccggaattttctcgggcagagcaaagggaggggacggccgatcggttttgagagggtctagggttttcgaaatttgctctcaaaatttatgacctgttgtgtgtaatttctgtactgaaataacttatttataatgcaggccactaacaccttagggcccattagtcataagctggggcccgacaagcaaagcccgctcgttcagaaattaatataaaattcatcgtgactccgattgatgaaacgatttcaccaatgtgcacagaaaccatttctgaacgttttaaagtcaaaataaattttcctgaatccgaattcagtggtttccaaaaatgtccatccctatgtcattttaggaaaccctactcccttactcttaattaagaagtccaactccttagttcattaaatttaactctttaaatttaactatctcaacggggattaaaactccattacactgtgtgaccctcaatggttcagggatacagctagccgtgggctcacaactccttgtgactcggaacaacactttccgacttgcccaacgaatcatggtaaagcgcctagcaacatcgccccatgattccctaggtatcactgatagtgcctacaagaaccagtagattttggttagcgtacagtacggtcccttcatccatatatcccgatcgaatcaacaaccattggtatatcgagagtcgctcaagattcgataactatgcaatgcatcttgaagatcaaattagtgacatcgcatgtgctactaagaaaccatttcttaaatcacatcaagtactctggccagagatttgtcacactaatatctcctcagatcgcataggatatccacactcgcaagtatgtggtgaatccttgacagcaatgcattgactcctatatgtgtcgtaactgtacccaatctcgacacctgatgaccccctcagagtcggtaaacgagtcaaagcacagtactagcatatagagtctccatgatgtttcaagtcgtaaggactaatggtgtacaaccaaaaccgcggactttatccactcgataagtgataaccacttggaaagtccggatagggtagttcgactattcatcctatgaatatccatttgcatgcttcgaacatctccatgttccctacaaatgaaacgtggtactccgcatcgcaaatgctagtctcaaactcgagcgatccttatccttattatcggacggctcaatcgactaggaacggttttagaatatacagtgactataagatgtatttcatgatagacatctccatgttctaccacatcttacatacactatagtatattcaaggtctttatcaaaacaacaatagtatatcacaatataacaatatgaagtaatataaagtcattgccataaaagtgtaaataatattaaacaaaagattgtttatacaaagagtcaacaaagcccatagccacacagttggctcactgggcacccactcttacaatacaAATTGGTCAACTGGCGAATGCATTGAATAATCAGCAGAGAGGTGTGTTTCCTAGCAACACTGAGGTTAATCCTAGAGAGCAATGCAAGGCTGTTATTCTTAGAAGTGGCAAGGAACTTGGAACAGATAAGCCAAAGGCAGTGGATGATGAAGAAGTTGAAGAGATTGTGGTAGAGTCTGAAAAATATAATAGCCAAAATTCCAGCAAGTCTGCAGTTGTGCCTGAGAAACCGCCTGTGCCAAAAGATGTTCTGCCATATcctcagcggttcaagaagaaagcgttggatgagaagttttctaagtttcttgatatcttcaagaaaattcatattaatattccattcACTGATGCTTTGGAACAGATGCCGCATTATGCgaaattcatgaaggatgtgatggcaaggaagagaaagcttgaagagtttgaaacagtGAAGTTGACAGAGGAGTGCAGCGCCATCCTACAAAAGAAACTGCCACAGAAattgaaagatccagggagtttcacTATTTCTTGTATTATTGGTGGTGCGACTGCTAGTAGagcattatgtgatttaggtgcaagtattaatttaatgcctttgtctattttcaggtcTTTGGAGCTTGGCGAGGTGAAACCAACCACGATTACTCTGCAGTTGGCTGATCGTTCTCTTACTTATCCTATAGGAGTTGTGGAAGAcgttttggtaaaagtagataaatttatttttcctgctgattttGTAGTGCTTGAAAATACCAAGATGAGGTACATTCTTGTAATCGCATTGATTCATCTGATtctcatgaaaataatttttgtgcaGGAATGGAGTTGGAGGACGCATTGGCAAGGTGCCTGATTAATTCCATAAATCAAGTGGATGGTGAAGATTGGGAACTTAGAGAGAAAATTCTTGCTCTTGAAAGTTTGCCAAAGAAAAAAGATGGCAAAGACAAAACTGAAGCATTGCCTGAGGAAGTCAGCAAAGAGGTACCAGTTTCTTCTACtcctgaattgaaagaactgcctggtcatttatgttatgcatttttgggagaaaattcgactaacCCGGTAATTATTTCATCCTCTCTTACTCATGAtgaaaaggataaaatattaagagttttgagaaaatttaaatCGGCTTTGGGTTGGTCAATTtctgatatcaagggaattagtccCAATATTTGAATGCATAAGATTTTAATGGAGGAGTCATATAGTCCATATGTTGATCATCAAAGGAGGTTAAATCATGCGATGAAAGAAGTGGTAAAAGCTGAGGTGTTGAAATTATTGAATGCTGGTATTATTTATGCTATATCTGACAGTTCTTGGGTGTCGCCAGTACAGGTTGTGCCGAAAAAGGGAGGTATGACTGTagttaaaaatgaaaaaaacgaGTTGATTTCGACTCGTACTGTTACTAGTTGGAGagtttgcattgattatagaaggttgaataaggctactagaaaagatcattttcctcttctttttattgatcagatgcttGACAGGTTGGCAGGTTATAAACATTACTATTTTTTAGATGGTTATTATGGATACAATCAAATTGCTATAGCGCCAGAGGATCAAGAGAAAACAACTTTCACATGTCCCTATGGTACTTATGCTTTTAggagaatgccatttggtttgtgtaatgcaccggctactttTCAGCGGTGCATGATGGAAATTTTTTCTGACATGGTGgaagaagttatggaaatttttatggatgatttttctgtgttTGGGTCTTTCTTTTGATCATTGTTTGCACAATCTGACCCTTGTTTTGCAGCGTTGCCAAGAGAAAAATCTAGTGCTtaactgggaaaaatgtcacttcatggtgcAAGAAGGCATCGTACTTGGGCATAAAGTGTCATCTAATGGGATTGAGGTGGATCGAGCAAAAGTGTTTGCGATTGAAAAGCTTCCACCGCCAAATAATGTGAAAGCAATTAGAAGCTTCTTGGGACACGCCGGGTTCTATCGTCGCTTTATtagagatttttctaaaattactaaacctttgtgtaatttattagaaaaagatacatcttttatttttgatgatGCGTGTTTGCAGGCATTCACAAAGATCAAGGAGACATTAACTTCTGCGCCTATTATGATTGTGCCTGACTGAAAGGAGCCGTTTGAAgtgatgtgtgatgccagcAATTATACTGTGGGAGAAGTTTTGGGGAAAAGAAGAGATAAGATGTTTCGGGCGATTTACTACGCTAGTCGCACTCTTGATGGAGCACAACAGAATTACACTACTATGGAAAAAGAGATGTTGGTTGTGGTTTTCTCCTTCGACAAATTCAGGTCCTATCTCATTGGCTCAAAAGTAATTGTTTATATTGACCATGCAGCAATTCGTTATCTATTTGCCAAAAAAGATGCCAAGCCAGGATTGATTCGGTGGATACTCTTactacaagagtttgattttgaaattagaGACAAGAAAGGGAGTGAGAATTTAGTGGCGGATCATCTAACTCGCTTGGAGTTGGAAGGAAAAGCTGAATATGAACTCATCAAGGAGCAATTTCCTGATGAGCATCTTTTTTAGGTAACTTCTAAACTTCCTTGGTTTGCTGATTTTGCTAATTTTCTTTCTTGTGGTGTTTTGCCTCCAGATGTTAATCatcaccaaaggaagaaatttttCCATGATGTCAAGTTTTATCTATGGAATGATCCATTGGTGTACAAGAAGTGTTCGGACCAAGATAAGGAGATGTGTAGATGAAGCTGAAGCAAAATAAATTTTGGAATAATGTCACTCTGCACCGTATGGTGGTCACTTTGGAGCCTCACGAACAGCCGCCAAGGTACTGcagtctggtttttattggccaacTTTATTTAAAGACAGTTATACCTTGGCAAAATCCTTTGATAGATGTCAAAGGAAGGGGAATATATCTAGGCGTCATGAATTGCCCCTTACcaatattttagaagttgaattatttgatgtttggggtattgattttatgggaccGTTTCCCCCCTCCTTTGGTCAATCTTATATTTTATTGGCTGTTgattatgtttcgaaatgggtggaagcaattgcCACCCcactaatgatgctcgtgtaATGGTTAAGTTTGTacagaaaaatattttcacaagGTTTGGAACCCCAAGATCcataatcagtgatgaaggtacgcatttttgcaataaaatattattcattACTGACAAAATATGGTGTTAGGCATAGAGTGGCGTGTGCATACCATCCGCAAACAAATGGGCAAGCTGAAATATCCAACCGAGAAATTAAGCAAATTCTGGAAAAGACTGTCAACACGAACTGGAAGGATTGGGCAATCAAGTTGGATGATGCACTATGGGCATACCGGACCGCGTTCAAAACTCCTATTGGCATGTTGCCATACAGGTTGGTCTTTGGTTAAGCATGCCATCTGCCAGTGGAGTTAGAGCATCGAGCGTATTGGGCGGTGAAAAAgttgaattttgatatgaaagctgcaAGAGAAGAGCGATTGTTGCAGTTGCATGAGATCGAGGAGTTTCGTAATCATTCTTACGAAAATGTCAAGCTCTACAAAGAACAGACCAAAAAGTGGCATGACAAAATATTACTGAAAAGAGAATTCAAGCCGGGACAACATGTATTATTGTTTAATTCTCGTCTCAGATTATTTTTAGGTAAGTTGAAATCTCGTTGGTCTGGTCCGTTCACCGTGGTGAAAGTGCCATATGTAGCCATTGAACTGAGATGTCAAGATGGTCAGACATTCCAAGTCAATGGGCAGAGGTTGAAACATTACTTTGGTAATGAAGTGCGGAACATGGAGAAAGTTGCTTTGATCGAACCTGCGTAAAAACACAAGGAATGTCGGGCTGACGACGTTAAACCAAGCGctctttgggaggcaacccaggttttatttcgttttatttttttttatttctttttttagttaattttattgaattttagtagttttatttattttactactTTTGGTCCTAATTCGGAGTTTTATTGCAGGTacttttcttcacaaaaatttcattttggaGTATGAACTTCGAGCAGTAAGCGCCCCAGCTACCTATTCCGCGCTCCAGCGCCCTTCTTAAgcataaattaaaatcaaaattcgAGCATTTAGCGCTCCAGCTCTTGCCatctagcgctccagcgctattcTGGGAATTCCGAAGTCGAAGCTTTGGTGCTCCAGCGCCACATAcgcagcgctccagcgctctcGGACAAGCATCGGGCGCTCCAACGCCATTcattagcgctccagcgctgctgCGTATATACAGAAAAAAGGGATCTCGCAAATCAGATTTCACCCTTCTCTCTAATTCGTCCGCCTCCAAGCCATCTTTTCCCCTCAGCTTCGAAAAATTCTTCAGAAATCTCCATCACCATCATCGCGTGTCTATTTATTATATCATAGAATCCAAGCTTCTTGTGCGGCGGTCCAATTTCTAGAAAAGTATCAGCTATGTTCTTCGCGCAGACAGTGCATCTGATCGATggaatactaacacttaaatttgCTCTAAAAATCTCCCAATTCCAGTCGAAATAATCGCAAGTGCAtgattcaagttataataagatgtactgagtacgagtatcgtcctcagggaccaaccaataataatttgtttctttgatttttaactacacaaagtatcaaaaatttgattttggattatATCTAACATTTAACACTAAGAACTCAATGTAAATAAAACTAAATTTCACAACCACGAAACCAATTTTCACCACTAAAAGAAATAACAATTTGAaaagattttgttggaatttcggttcaccttccccctaattgaactggataATTGGAACTTAATTAATGCGCATAAGTTTGACAGAAATCCCTgtaacattgacactctctctcgaggttatgccaaactaatcaaatcagtgaaacaattaaatctctctaattatttatcacgaccgattgctttgcgttctatgaattctacagctttcaacctggtggtctatggctatcaacatgtactaaataccatatctctatgcatattttaagtccatggattctaTCATTCGTCCAGAAATATAAAGTCCTTCTCTTGCTTTCCTCACGGCCGCATGCGTGCAATGCCTTCTCACTATAAATCAGAATTTCCTAGTGATTTTCTGCagtacaaataaataaaccagaggagtgactacaaacacaataaaacaaaaaaaacagaaCAAGAATGGTAAGGAACATACACAATGTAACcgaaacgaatgcaaaacaaacacaaaacatgcaaaataacgcacaaaaacgactcctatcaacctccccaaactaacctcttgctcgccctcgagcaaaataGGTGACAATTCTAACATGCAGAAACAACAAAATGACGACACAAGTAGGTAAAATCAACCTTCTCAAGCCTCAAAACTTTTTCCAATAGAAACcaatccaatcatatcaacatgctgaccaaaaaaaaaatttaacaataacTAGCAAACCTTGCAAACTTAAGAATCTCACAACTCCGTTTTTGTAATACTCTACTCCGAATTAAATTCACACATTCTAAGATCATAAGGACTTTTTCAGTTATACTGGGATCAAGATTTAGAAACATTCAATGATACACACACTCACGACTAGTATAACTCAACgaaaaatagtgtgtgcgtgttttggtcaagaatccacattcattaaCCGTGTCTATCAACAGTTCATCATCAAAATTCctacaacccctctccactaatatattgggcaactgtgactcggtcaataggtcttatTCGGATTATAAGGCCAGGCTAGGTTAATGGCTCCAAATGAAGGACaagaattcaaagagggagtaaatgATGATcattctgaaagagtgggtgcccggtgagccaacttgtggctaatggctttgatgac
It encodes:
- the LOC140889840 gene encoding uncharacterized protein encodes the protein MGGSNCHPTNDARVMVKFVQKNIFTRHRVACAYHPQTNGQAEISNREIKQILEKTVNTNWKDWAIKLDDALWAYRTAFKTPIVELEHRAYWAVKKLNFDMKAAREERLLQLHEIEEFRNHSYENVKLYKEQTKKWHDKILLKREFKPGQHVLLFNSRLRLFLGKLKSRWSGPFTVVKVPYVAIELRCQDGQTFQVNGQRLKHYFGNEVRNMEKVALIEPA